A region from the Oscillatoria salina IIICB1 genome encodes:
- a CDS encoding putative Ig domain-containing protein, giving the protein MTTAPEVVLNVGDSLVDRARANDPDAEKVTYNLVNAPSGMSVDADGDSLTYSLNNAPSTVTIDAETGLLSWTPTTVVDNLEFEIKATDDRAASTVQKINLTVNPAPLLPPLNLDTVPQTAVKIGSAYTYQLPSGFNYHLTAAPEGMTVSESGLVSWTPHKVKSVFTMSLSRSQTTMAIASPPSTITPMAT; this is encoded by the coding sequence TTGACAACTGCACCAGAAGTGGTCTTAAATGTTGGAGATTCTCTGGTTGATCGCGCTCGGGCGAATGACCCGGATGCCGAGAAAGTAACTTACAATTTAGTCAACGCACCTTCTGGCATGAGCGTCGATGCCGATGGCGACTCTTTAACCTATTCCCTAAATAACGCACCAAGCACGGTTACGATTGATGCAGAAACAGGGCTGTTGAGTTGGACTCCAACTACAGTCGTCGATAACCTTGAATTTGAGATTAAGGCGACAGACGATCGCGCTGCCTCCACTGTACAAAAAATTAATCTGACGGTAAATCCCGCACCTTTATTGCCACCTTTGAATTTAGATACGGTTCCCCAAACTGCGGTGAAAATCGGCTCGGCTTATACTTATCAATTACCATCGGGTTTCAATTATCATCTCACTGCCGCTCCAGAGGGCATGACCGTGTCTGAAAGTGGTTTAGTGAGTTGGACCCCACACAAAGTGAAATCGGTCTTCACGATGTCGTTATCGAGGTCACAGACAACAATGGCGATCGCGTCACCACCTTCGACTATTACTCCGATGGCAACGTAA